In the genome of Notamacropus eugenii isolate mMacEug1 chromosome 5, mMacEug1.pri_v2, whole genome shotgun sequence, one region contains:
- the LOC140508291 gene encoding LOW QUALITY PROTEIN: uncharacterized protein (The sequence of the model RefSeq protein was modified relative to this genomic sequence to represent the inferred CDS: inserted 1 base in 1 codon) — protein MAPGAQRPSSQELVTFKDVVVEFTKEEWGLLDHFQKELYKDVMLENVKNLLSLGGETRFEVNEMTRNLGIFLGKCDLQRFMSDNSWDFKLREIHDSNIKVERNPQSDCKFDEIAKRFKQSSILTHFHKITSGNDHLQNNEYSKCFVEQVELFQSHKKPHEMPVYPGNQWEMALSWSSVHMRHHKSDTGEMLSLCNKGRKALSENCKLITHQQIPIREEPDEYNECETALSHHSSLPWQPRFHVGMKRNACTQSEKAFGCNSDLDISQKLHTVKKLYECHECGKVVCYRSLLTDHQRIHTGEKVFECNQCGKAFRKGSHLAVHQRIHTGEKPYKCNQCGKAFRKSSHLSAHQRVHTGEKPYECNQCGKAFKRSSHLTAHQRIHNGEKPFECSQCGKTFRTSSQLAAHQRIHTGEKPFECNQCGKPFTTKQKLAAHQRIHSGEKPFGCNQCGKSFRTNFHLATHQRIHSGEKPFQCHQCGKTFIERYHFAAHQRIHTGEKPYECIHCGKAFTNRSNLVAHRRIHTGEKPYECNYCGKAFTDRGSLAAHQRIHTGEKPYECNQCGKAFITRQKLSVHHRIHSGEKPFECNQCGKAFLQKCHLAAHQRIHTGEKPFECIQCGKAFLRRCHLAAHQRIHTGEKPYECNHCGKAFTHRGNLAAHQRIHSGEKPFECNHCGKAFIMRQCLVEHQRIHTGEKPFECNQCGRTFTQNSSLAAHQRIHSGEKPFKCNQCGKAFTQRASLAKHQRIHSGEKPFECNQCGKTFLLRQYLAEHQRIHIREKLYETNQCGMXFTLTSSLAKHQIIRTGEKPHECDELDSFLVTTLSIFNRRGATFERNLMNIIKVACLQATVISFLISEFLLDRNLIIVIEKESHSFGV, from the exons ATGGCCCCTGGGGCCCAGAGACCCTCATCCCAG GAGTtggtgacattcaaggatgtggTTGTGGAATTCACTAAGGAGGAGTGGGGCCTCTTGGACCATTTTCAGAAAGAGCTGTACAAGGATGTCATGCTGGAGAATGTCAAGAACCTGCTGTCCCTGG GTGGAGAAACCAGGTTTGAAGTAAATGAGATGACTAGAAATCTTGGAATTTTTTTGGGAAAATGTGACCTGCAAAGATTCATGAGTGATAATTCCTGGGACTTCAAGTTGAGAGAAATCCATGACTCTAATATCAAGGTAGAGAGAAATCCACAGAGTGACTGTAAATTTGATGAAATTGCGAAGAGATTCAAACAGTCTTCTATCCTAACTCATTTTCATAAAATAACCTCAGGGAATGACCATCTTCAGAACAATGAATATAGCAAGTGCTTTGTTGAACAGGTAGAGCTTTTTCAGTCCCATAAGAAGCCTCATGAAATGCCAGTGTATCCAGGTAATCAGTGGGAAATGGCCTTGAGCTGGAGTTCAGTCCACATGAGACATCATAAAAGTGATACTGGAGAAATGCTTTCTCTATGTAATAAAGGTAGGAAGGCTTTGAGTGAGAACTGTAAGCTCATCACTCATCAGCAAATTCCTATTAGAGAGGAGCCTGATGAATATAATGAATGTGAAACAGCCTTATCCCATCACTCATCTCTTCCTTGGCAGCCTAGATTTCACGttggaatgaaaagaaatgcctgtaCTCAAAGTGAGAAGGCCTTTGGTTGCAACTCAGATCTTGATATATCTCAAAAGCTTCATACTGTGAAGAAGTTGTATGAATGTCATGAATGTGGGAAGGTGGTCTGCTACAGATCTCTCCTTACTgaccatcagagaatccacactggagagaaagtgtttgaatgtaatcaatgtggaaaggctttcagaaaggGCTCTCATCTTGCTgtccatcagagaatccacactggagagaagccttataaatgcaatcaatgtggaaaggctttcagaaagaGCTCCCATCTTTCTGCCCATCAGAgagtccacactggagagaagccttacgaatgcaatcaatgtggaaaggctttcaaaaGGAGTTCCCATCTTActgcccatcagagaatccacaatggagagaaaccttttgaatgtagtcagtgtggaaagactttcagaacaAGCTCCCAGCTTGctgcccatcagagaatccacactggagagaaaccttttgaatgtaatcagtgtggaaagccTTTCACAACAAAGCAGAAACTTGctgcccatcagagaatccacagtggagaAAAACCTTTTggatgtaatcagtgtggaaagagtTTCAGAACAAACTTCCATCTTGCtacccatcagagaatccacagtggagagaaaccttttcaatgtcatcagtgtggaaagactttcatagAGAGGTACCAttttgctgcacatcagagaatccacactggagagaaaccttatgaatgtattcactgtggaaaggctttcacaaacAGGAGCAATCTTGTTGCACATCGGaggatccacactggagagaaaccttatgaatgtaattactgtggaaaggctttcacagacAGGGGCAGTCTTGcagcacatcagagaatccacactggagagaagccttatgaatgtaatcaatgtggaaaggctttcataaCAAGGCAGAAACTTTCTGTCCATCACagaatccacagtggagagaaaccttttgaatgtaatcagtgtggaaaggctttcttACAGAAGTGCCATCTTGctgcccatcagagaatccacactggagagaaaccttttgaatgtattcagtgtggaaaggctttcttACGGAGGTGCCATCTTGctgcccatcagagaatccacactggagagaaaccatacgaatgtaatcactgtggaaaggctttcacacacAGAGGCaatcttgctgcacatcagagaatccacagtggagagaaaccttttgaatgtaatcactgtggaaaggctttcataaTGAGGCAATGTCTTgttgaacatcagagaatccacactggagagaagccttttgaatgtaatcaatgtggaaggACTTTCACACAGAACTCCAGTCTTGctgcccatcagagaatccatagtGGAGAGAAGCCTTttaaatgtaatcagtgtggaaaggctttcacacagaGAGCCAGTCttgctaaacatcagagaatccacagtggagagaaaccttttgaatgtaatcagtgtggaaagactttcttATTGAGGCAATATCttgctgaacatcagagaatccacattAGAGAGAAACTTTATGAAACTAATCAATGTGGAA ATTTCacgctgacctccagtcttgctaAACATCAGATTATCcgcactggagagaaacctcatgAATGTGATGAACTTGACAGTTTTTTAGTTACCACTCTTAGCATATTTAATAGAAGAGGTGCCACATTTGAGAGAAACTTAATGAATATAATTAAGGTGGCATGCCTTCAGGCAACAGTCATCTCATTTCTCATCTCAGAATTCCTGTTAGATAGAAATCTGATCATTGTCATTGAAAAGGAAAGTCATTCATTTGGAGTTTAG